Proteins co-encoded in one Scomber scombrus chromosome 14, fScoSco1.1, whole genome shotgun sequence genomic window:
- the LOC133993556 gene encoding von Willebrand factor A domain-containing protein 7-like, which yields MSGGLPVVCLLLLHTGAQVFRFIARNFSESPGVHRESDFQCHCAGKCSHGGAIDRTSANEPKGGINKDSLDASHGHLHTKAANMAIAATSELLEDIQQAAGDKTFLQGPELSAWVDLESRMSFSVMLSSWHTAILQGYQNWVFTMALQPLFKLHGRVRPCCVWVQVILEEVQQYKRFVRGKKRPMYTVAYKTDLTMSGGLTVLCLLLLHTGAQGFGLLPGKSLTHQDITERAIFNATVQACRALAEAKGRDFTLPAQPFTAEGVAVACGAKRSTKSFCKSTITMVLRNVRVDVRHVFNGEYHFDEEMFVQGRKIITDGIRAVKASVKRENFEAARQKLGQIFHPLQDFYSHSNWVEMGNKLPNPNLIRSDTSIGKIADKSRATCRNCDGDDCTNNILEDILKERILISGYTSMLPIFASKPKGKCSHGGAIDRTSSIEPKGGINKDSLDASHGHLHTKAANMAIAATSELLEDIRQAAGDKTFLQMMGISKRSSRGLSFVINTRKSMSDDIETVRSITPLIINSDVGTENEPSLFILVPSNDPGFGKMIKTTDPTAFKNAINSLSATGGEDVDELSLSGLQLALTAAPSSSEIFLFTDAPAKDKHLKSTVIALIERTQTVVNFMITGSTALSRRRRRNDSKITASDMQLYRDLAHASGGQAIEVTKSELPVATSIITESSNSSLVTLLQAARSPGKADNFTFMVDETVTKLTVYITGRSLTFTLISPTGESQQSSDTAGSLITASQSVGNFQSLQLKTEAGLWKMKMVSTNTYTLKVIGQSPIDFVFDFVEVSQGPFAGFDVLDTRPQAGVNGSLLVTLTGSDSATVTEVALVESSGSGEVKGVVEPQASGNFLVHVDRIPSVEFVVRVKGQDGGVTPKASSFVFQRQSPINFRASNLIISAESNDILEPGTPFSVPFSVMTNGIGGNVTIRVTNDRHFDSTFPSSLFLETGKSVNGTVTLTAPLNTPSGTDFTLTIEAEAPGGNDTNYVVLRFSVVNMVTDFTQPACQLLSLQSNCSNNCSSSMWEISVRVTDGAEGTGVDRVSLKQGRGSLNTNLTADNGNVTLVSYKASCCSPDVELLVVDQVGNVGSCSYTPRGGSMAAISGSTKLSYSPLLYLSMVLLGLHVLTELGI from the exons ATGTCGGGAGGTCTGCCTGTTGTGTGTCTCCTGCTCCTGCACActggagctcaggtgtttcgGTTTATTGCCAGGAACTTCTCCGAATCACCTGGAGTTCACAGAGAGAGCGATTTTCAATGCCACTGTGCAG GAAAATGCAGCCATGGAGGAGCAATTGATAGAACAAGTGCCAATGAGCCTAAAGGTGGGATCAACAAAGACTCGTTGGATGCCAGCCATGGTCATCTCCACACTAAAGCAGCAAACATGGCAATAGCTGCAACCAGTGAGCTGCTTGAGGACATTCAACAGGCTGCCGGGGACAAAACATTCCTCCA aggaccagaactctcCGCCTGGGTGGATCTGGAGTCCAGGATGTCCTTCTCAGTCATGTTAAGCTCTTGGCATACAGCCATCCTTCAAGGATACCAGAATTGGGTCTTCACCATGGCCCTCCAGCCACTCTTCAAGCTTCATGGCAGGGTCAGGCCCTGCTGTGTCTGGGTACAGGTCATCCTGGAAGAGGTCCAACAGTACAAGAGGTTTgtcagggggaaaaagagaCCAATGTACACTGTCGCCTATAAA ACTGATCTGACGATGTCGGGAGGTCTGACTGTTTTGTGTCTCCTGCTCCTGCACACTGGAGCTCAGGGGTTTGGTTTATTGCCAGGAAAGTCTCTGACTCACCAGGACATCACAGAGAGAGCGATTTTCAATGCCACTGTGCAGGCGTGCCGCGCTCTGGCCGAGGCGAAGGGGAGAGACTTCACTCTTCCT gcaCAACCTTTCACTGCTGAGGGTGTTGCTGTTGCCTGTGGAGCAAAAAGATCCACTAAGAGTTTCTGTAAATCCACGATAACCATGGTACTGAGAAACGTACGGGTGGACGTCCGTCACGTCTTTAACGGAGAATACCACTTTGATGAAGAAATGTTTGTTCAAGGACGCAAAATCATCACAGATGGAATACGGGCTGTCAAGGCAAGCGTCAAGCGGGAAAATTTTGAAGCTGCGAGGCAGAAACTGGGACAGATTTTTCATCCTTTACAG GATTTCTACAGTCACAGTAACTGGGTGGAAATGGGGAACAAGCTCCCAAACCCCAATCTAATCAGATCAGACACCAGCATTGGTAAAATAGCAG ataaAAGCAGAGCGACCTGCCGCAACTGTGATGGAGACGACTGcacaaacaacattttagaGGATATCCTTAAGGAGAGGATACTGATCTCTGGGTACACTTCTATGCTGCCCATATTTGCAAGCAAACCAAAAG GAAAATGCAGCCATGGAGGAGCAATTGATCGAACAAGTTCCATTGAGCCTAAAGGTGGGATCAACAAAGACTCGTTGGATGCCAGCCATGGTCATCTCCACACTAAAGCAGCAAACATGGCAATAGCTGCAACCAGTGAGCTGCTTGAGGACATTCGACAGGCTGCCGGGGACAAAACATTCCTCCA GATGATGGGAATCTCCAAAAGATCCAGTAGAGGTCTTTCCTTTGTGATTAACACCAGAAAAAGCATGAGTGATGACATCGAGACAGTGAGGAGCATCACTCCTTTGATCATCAACAGTGATGTGGGAACAGAGAACGAGCCCTCACTTTTCATTCTGGTACCTTCCAATGATCCAG GATTCGGGAAAATGATAAAGACTACAGACCCCACAGCCTTCAAAAATGCTATTAATTCATTATCAGCAACTGGTGGAGAAGATGTGGACGAACTCAGTCTGTCAGGGCTTCag CTGGCTTTAACTGCTGCTCCTTCAAGTTCTGAAATCTTTCTCTTCACGGATGCACCTGCTAAAGACAAACACCTGAAAAGCACAGTGATCGCACTCATAGAGCGGACCCAAACAGTA gTGAACTTCATGATTACTGGCTCAACAGCACTCAGTCGTCGCAGGCGGAGGAATGACAGTAAGATAACAGCATCAGATATGCAGCTGTACAGAGACCTGGCTCATGCTTCAGGCGGTCAGGCTATCGAAGTCACAAAGAGTGAGCTCCCTGTGGCCACCAGCATCATAACTGAGTCCTCTAACTCCTCTCTG GTGACTCTTCTGCAGGCAGCCAGGAGCCCAGGAAAGGCAGATAACTTCACTTTTATGGTTGATGAAACAGTAACAAAACTTACAGTTTACATCACTGGACGATCTCTCACTTTTACTCTCATCAGCCCCACAG GTGAGTCTCAGCAAAGCAGCGATACAGCAGGATCATTGATCACTGCATCCCAATCAGTTGGAAACTTTCAGAGTTTGCAGCTAAAAACAGAAGCAGGACtgtggaaaatgaaaatggtgTCAACCAATACCTATACTCTGAAGGTCATAG GTCAGAGTCCTATTGACTTCGTGTTTGACTTTGTGGAAGTGTCGCAGGGCCCTTTCGCAGGATTTGATGTTCTTGACACTCGTCCCCAAGCTG GTGTTAATGGTAGTCTGTTGGTGACTTTAACGGGGAGCGACTCCGCCACAGTGACAGAAGTCGCTCTGGTTGAATCATCGGGGTCAGGGGAGGTGAAAGGAGTTGTGGAGCCACAAGCGAGCGGGAACTTCTTAGTTCATGTTGACAGGATACCATCAGTAGAATTCGTGGTGCGGGTAAAGGGACAGGATGGCGGTGTTACCCCCAAGGCTTCATCATTTGTCTTCCAAAGGCAGTCACCCATCAACTTTAGGGCTTCTAATCTTATTATTTCT GCTGAATCAAATGACATCTTAGAACCAGGGACACCTTTCTCTGTGCCCTTCTCTGTGATGACCAATGGAATTGGGGGAAATGTCACCATTCGAGTCACAAATGACCGACATTTCGACTCGACTTTTCCAAGCAGTTTATTCCTGGAAACTGGGAAAAGCGTTAATGGTACAGTGACCCTCACAGCACCTTTGAACACCCCATCTGGTACCGACTTCACCTTGACCATTGAGGCTGAGGCTCCTGGGGGCAATGACACAAATTATGTTGTGCTGCGATTCTCCGTTGTTAACATG GTGACTGATTTCACTCAGCCAGCGTGTCAGCTGCTCAGCCTGCAGTCCAACTGCTCTAACAACTGCAGCTCCTCGATGTGGGAGATCTCTGTCCGGGTGACTGATGGGGCTGAAGGGACGGGTGTCGACCGTGTCAGCCTCAAACAGGGCAGAGGATCCTTGAACACCAACCTGACGGCTGACAACGGGAACGTAACACTGGTGTCCTACAAGGCATCTTGCTGCTCACCTGATGTGGAGCTGCTGGTTGTGGATCAAGTGGGAAATGTAGGCTCCTGTTCCTACACTCCACGGGGGGGTTCAATGGCTGCTATCTCTGGCTCCACCAAACTCAGTTATTCTCCCCTTCTTTACCTAAGTATGGTGCTACTAGGGCTTCATGTGCTGACTGAACTGGGCATCTAG